One Glycine soja cultivar W05 chromosome 7, ASM419377v2, whole genome shotgun sequence genomic window, ttacacaggAACACtacaaaattattcaaatttacatAATGAATCTAAACCCTATTTAAACATCCACCTATATATAACAGAAGCAATGCAAGGGGCTTTGCAACTCCATCCTCCTGAATTATGTTATTTGTATTGTGTGTTTCTAaaaccttttcattttttataactattggTCTCTTCGCACATAATAATGCTACTATAACATCCTGTGATGATTAGATAGTTACAGTTTTTCTACCAAGACCCAAAAGGCAAATATGCATGGACACAGTTGAAAAGTTTTTCTACATGAGCTCATGAGAAAAGTTTTACTTAGAACACTAAATGAAATTTTGACACAGCCAAATAAGAAACCCAATGGACACAGTTGaaattataaggttttgggCCAAGAGGGAGGGAAAGGAGAATAATGAGACTAAATAGAGATATCTTCCTTCAAAAGATAAGATGTATTACaaagtgataaaaaaacataaagcatTACCCCTCAAACTAAATACTAGATctaaataaggaaacaaatcaTAAAATGTAAGGAAACATGAAACCAATGATATGAGATAATCTTAATATACTCTATATTACTCAAAGATATAATCTATAttattagatattttattattctaataGGAAATGAAATGCATTAAATTTGAACCTGCAACAACTTCTCCCCGTTTGGATCAGGGTCAACAGGTTTTACGTGCCGCTTCCCAGACTTTGATACCCCACTGGCACTTGACTCTTCATTCTTCTCTTCTGCCtcctaaaaacaaaattaaacagtAGGGTAAATGCTTCCCACAGGCAGTTCCACAGAAGCTATAGAAATTGACTACAATACCTTTTTGGCTCTTGCTTCTGCCTTTCTCTGCTTTtgtctcattttcttcttctgagAAGGAAGCAACTTTGACATATTATCATCTTCCTCTGCTGTAGACTTTGGAGGAGAATCATGCAACTTAATATAGCATCTGCAGCTCAAAGTGTTACATTCATGAGATCATAAACACAAAATCAGAACTCAGCAGTTACAACATTCCTTAAGGAGCGTTGTTTAGGACATAAAACCAATCAAACTTATAAACCCACAACAAACTTgaagtatataaaaataaaaagtcttgCTCTAACAGAtaacaagaatttttttaaaagaaaaagatcacaAGTTCAGTTTCCAATGCACATTGTACTTTGTGTGTATGATTGAAGGGATTTTAACTCCCTTGACCCAGTTAATCAAAGCACCACACAAAACTAACAGGTATAACCAGTATAGCAGAATACCAACAAAAGACATGATATACACCTGATAGCACCAGCTGCTGCTTTatgaaaatatgcatgtgaatgcAATTGGTCTTGAAATTTAAGCATTTCCACATAAGTACGCAAAGTCATTTTCCGTAAGCAGTatgaatgaaaatcaaattggTCCTCAGTAATATCGGCATAATGCTTCTCCACTGCTAAAAATTTCTTGAGAGCCCGTCCAAGATCACCCTGACGGAAGTAGCTTTCACCCGAGGCAAGCTCATACCTTCCAAAGGTAGATGTGACATGTCAAGAAATTAAACCACAATATTCGTTTGATgtgcaaaatattaaaatatcattatataCCAACCACATGCACTGCATGTCATGAAGGTTATTGTGTTGATCCCCATCTTTTGTGAACAATACAGCAGTTTTTTCAGCCAATGCCACCTTTGTATcaaggaaataaataaataaataaagcagaataagaaaatgaaaatgaaaaaaacaccACCAATTACAATGCCTGTGTGATTAACAACCAAATATAATCCAAAGCTAGACAAAAACCTGATCAGCCTGCAACATGCGCTTTACACATTCACTATTAACATAACGATCGGCAAGATCCATACACCTAGCTTCATCTGCAAATGCAGCAGCAGCAACCAAATCACCAGCATGCTTCAGTATCCGACTCTGTTTTACAAAGAAAGGCACCAATCTTTAAATTTTGCTATAGACTGTTGACGATAGCACCGCAACTCCAAAGTCTGTTTCACACATAGTCTAACTTGGCTACAAGTTACTTAATTATCTAACTTTAATTCAACAATACCTGTTTTAATCCCTAGAATAACAAAGCTTCATTCAAAATATTGGACAATTTTTCCCAAATTCTTTGACATATATGTTATGGAACGAACATGACATGAACCATGGTAAACAGAAGCATACTGTTTAATCAGATTTTCAAGGATGGCAGTTCAGATTTCAGAATGTCTAAAATTGGGAGTGGTCATAATACCATAAATTATTAAACTGACAAATGATTAAACTGGTTCAGAACAGCCATAATACAAGTCTACGTATGTTACAGCATGATATTGAACATCCACTCTCTTGAAACTCTAAATCTTCAAAATAATGTAACACGTcaaataatttgataaaatagtCGTTGTTGCAAGCAATTAAGAACCTATGTATCCCTATTTTCTGAGTAAAATAGAATTAGAGTGATTCCTTATgccatattaattttttaatatttaaaaactctTATTGTATAGAACACAAAATATCATCATTTTTACCAGAGAAATAAATCGGACATTAGAATTAAAAAACTGCTACTTCATACAAAGGCTTCACACAGACACAAATTTGTACGACATTGTATCAAATAGTAGGATTTGAACCATGAATCTAAGATTCTAATAACTATCTGTTGATTAGGAATACAAAGccttataataaaacaaaaggaCTAGAAAGAAATGAAGAGGTGTTTATAACTCAAGCAAACCTTGACAGAATATAGATCAATGACTGTAGGCGTATGTTCTATAGCTTCATCGATTTTAGAAAGAGCAATTTCATATTGGCCTCGCCTGTCATAATGCTGCACCAGTACAAATTATCTTAGTAAACGGGGATAATGAatctaaaaatcaaataatagctACCAACCTGAGCCAATAAAAACAAAGTCCACATAAGAGTAGAAGGGGGTTCTTTGTCCGTCCTGTAAAAGATAAATGGTGGTTAGCTATATAACACAAGAAAAGAATTCCTAAGTACCAATTATAAGGCTCATTGCCATGTCATGGCCTCATAGATTCTCATGTTTTTGGGGTTTCATTTTGGTGATTTGCTTATGGTTGTTCCAAATCCTGCCTAGGGTAGCTTTGCTATTCTTAGCCGGTCCCaagcccggataaaaggagagggttgtgttaggctttcgacagccaacgttaaactttgtcgaatctctatgacatggatcaattacgtaataatgtgaatgctaggtcgttgcccggaagcaacgcgctgtatggctcgagtacagtgtcaaaagagcaagggccgctgcatcgccgcccggatgtagtgaaaagtaagcaagggttcccacattttcgtgaacgggtgtgggtaaagaagctagttcatgacaggaggattcgctttggtacatggaatataggcacacttactggaaaatctatggaaatagtggatgttatggtgaggaggaagatcaattttatgtgcctacaagaaactaagtggacaggtgaaaaagcgaaagaattagacaactcgggatttaagctgtggtatacgggaaaaatcagatcaagaaatggggtagggattattgtggacaaggagtgcaagaaggatgtcgtggatgtaagaagagtaggagatcgtatcatagtcttaaaattggtagtgggacaggacacctttaatgttattagtgggtacgcacctcaggttgggttagcagaacactttaaggtaaaattttgggaggatctaaaaggggtacttcaggatataccccaaggagagaaagttttcctaggaggggatctcaatcGACATGTAGAtagcgtggctagaggttttgagggggtgcatgggggttttggcctaggggagatgaatggggagggtaaatccatcttggagttttcggagactttggatctttctatagccaatacatggtttaagaaaagagaggaacatcttatcacttacaaaagtggagggacatgttctcagatagatttcttccttatcaggaagtctgataggaagtattgcttgaactgtaaagttatcccgggagagagcttgactacccaacatagagttttggttatggatgtaagaattagagataggacaaagagaagaagtcctctggtagcaccaaggatcaaatggtggcacttgaagggtgagaaacaaggaatcttccaacaaaagatatgggagggttggtgtggacaatcacaaggaagtgcaaatgatatgtggaacaagatgtcccaagagattattaaagtggctaaagagacgttgggtgaagctagaggttttggacctaggggtaaagaatcgtggtggtggaatgaaaatgttcagagcaaagttagagtaaaaaaggagtgtttcaaggagtggtctaggtgtagaaattctgaaacttgggataagtataagatagctagaaatgaaaccaaaaaggcggtgagtgaggcaagagcccaagcttttgacggactataccaagctctaggaaccagggacggagaaagatctatatataggcttgctaagggtagagagaggaagactagagatttggatcaagtaaagtgtgttaaggatgaagaaggcaaagtcttagtgtatgaaaaagatatcaaggaaaggtggaaggcgtatttccacaacttatttaatgatggatatggatatgactctagcagtctagacacaagagaagaggaccggaactataagtactatcgtcgaattcagaaacaggaagtaaaggaagcgttgaaaagaatgagtaatggtaaggcggtggggctagacaacatacctattgaagtgtggaaaactcttggagatagaggtcttgagtggctcaccgaactctaacgaaattatgaggtcaaaacgcatgccggaggaaaggaggagaagcacgttagtgccaatctataagaacaagggggatatacaaaattgtgcaaattataggggaatcaagctcatgagtcataccatgaaattatgggaaagagtgatcgaacggagattaagaaaggagactcaagttactgagaatcaatttggtttcatgccgggaaggtcgaccatggaagcgatttatttattacggcgggtgatggagcaatatcgcatggcccaacaagacttgcacttgatttttattgacttggagaaagcgtatgatagagtgcctagagagattttgtggaaagctctagagaagaaaggggttagggttgcatatattcgagctatccaagatatgtatgatagggtattgactagtgttaggacacagggtggagagtcagacgattttcccatcacaattggtttacatcaagggtcaacccttagcccctacctttttaccttaattctggatgtcctcacggaacaaatccaagagatagcgctgagatgcatgctttttgcagatgacatagtcctccttggagattcgagggaggagttgaatgagaggttggaaacttggagatgagctctagaaacacatggctttcgcctaaacagaagcaaatcggagtatatggaatgtaagttcaacaaaagaaggagggtttctaactcagaggtgaaaataggagaccatattatccctcaagtcacacggtttaaatatcttgggtctgtaatacaggatgatggggaaattgaaggggatgtgaatcatcgcattcaagtaggatggatgaaatggagaaaagcatcgggggtgttatgtgatgcaaaggtaccgatcaagctaaagggaaagttttatcggactgcggtaagaccggcgattttgtacggaacagaatgttgggcggtcaagagccaacatgagaataaagtaggtgtagcggagatgaggatgttgcggtggatgtgtggtaagactcgacaggataaaattagaaacgaagctattaaaGAGAGGGTtagagtagcgcctattgtagagaagatggtggaaaatagacttaggtggtttgggcatgtagagagaagaccggtagactctgtagtgaggagagtagaccagatggagagaagacaaacaattcgaggcagaggaagacccaaaaagactataagagaggttataaaaaaggatctcgaaattaatggtttggatagaagtatggtacttgatagaacattatggcggaagttgatccatgtagccgaccccacctagtgggataaggcgttgttgttgttgttgttgttgcttatGGTTGTTccaatgaaatttcaattgctgATCTGCAATGTTATCAGACAGATGtgtttgtctctcttctcttcattCAAGAGCTAACCAAGAGAGGGTAACATCTGCAATTCTGCACTGTATGAAAATTTTCGTGTTGTAACACATGAATGGAGTAACAAATATTTTACCTTCCAGGATAATGGCCAGACATCCTAATTGAATGCTCTAACTCAAGAATAAGTTGTTCCAAAATGTCGGCCTggacaaagtttaaaaaaaaaaaagagaacaaaaacacAGAATCAGTATTGTCcagcatcataaattcataatatataataatggcAGAAAATTTGATCATAAGAAATCTCATACTCTCAATAATAGAAATGTATGTGACAAGACTGACCTTCCCAGGATGATTGTACAAAGATGATAGATCAGAGAACAGAGATGGAACTCCCTAGAAACAACACCAAAAGAAATCCCAGTCAATTTTGAAATAACTAAAGTAGGCATAATACAatataaaaaggaattttgTAAACCTTGGTTAGGAGAGGCCTAATATAACTGTCTGCTGCTTCTCGAAATTGGCCACCTTGTAGAAAATCTAGTGGTATTCTCTGGCAAAcaagataaaataaagaatgaatttcattttaaaaaaatgaattccaaCAACACTCATGTTGATAAAATATACTAGTGGAGCACCAAAACAAGGATTCTTTCATTTGAAATCTAGCATGCATTTTGTAAAATTGTAATAGAAGGGAGAAAACACTATGGTCACACTTATTATGCTAATAGATATCCAATCCAAGTTTcctcaatatttataaaaaataacaatacacAACATTACCTTAACAGCAGAAGACCACTTATATTGTTGTACAAGTGTTTTGTACAATGAATCTAACCGATCTATTTGATCAGGAGAGTACTGGCCATCTTCTAAATATAATCCAACACACTTTTGGAGACCTTCATAGTATCTGAACAGTAACATGAATCATAAACTTAAATTCAGTTTCTACAAGTACAGTAGACAAAATAAGCAAATATCAATATACACAAAAATACAGTGTAGACTGCATATCAAACCAAATAGagccaaatttaaataaaataaagcaattCCATAACTGAACCAAAATCATCCCCGCATCCATTTACACTGGTGgctaataaaaaagataataataatttctctaAAAACTATCCCgtaatcttataaaaatatacCAGTAACTTTTATAACCCGAAAGACAAATTGACATCCAAATAACTTAACTATAATAAgagaagaaatatattttttaaatgaagtatTCACAGAAGATTTGAACAAAAAACAATAGATATAAAAATCTATGGCAagctaaacaaaaaatatatatcatctaCATGTCATCTGATAAATGGTGGGGAAGTAAAAGCCACAGTAATGACAAAAGTATAGTCAAACAACCATAGAATACATGCATTCATCTCAATCTCACCATTTGAAAcacaatgaataattaaaatggaactTTTGTTTATAGAACAATTTTATTGAGAACCAAGAAaggtgccaaaaaaaaaaaaaaacaataacagcAGGGGGAAAAACACCTGAAAAGGACTAATCAGTTGAGATACTCAAACCTAAAATATAAGTGGCAACAGAGATCACCTATAATTATCAGGATTCATGGAAAGTAATGCCCGGTACAAAGCTTCGCCTTCGTCTAAGTGACCAAGCTTTACTAAAAGTGAAACCTCTTGTTCTTTGTATACAAGCTTATCAACCTAGGAAGACATAATCAGAAGCAAGTTATATATCATGTATTCGTTCCACTTATCAAATTACCCAggttaataaaactaaaacatacATACAATTTTAGATTCTTTTTTGTGCAACTCCTCCAGAGCTCTCTCAAGAAACCCACATTCCTCTAACAATGAGATCTGGGCAACAATTTTAGTGCAGAGAAAGATTACAGGGAAAAATAATATCAGCAGTCAAACCATATAAAGATTTCATATTCTTGAACATTCAACagtaaaattgacaacaaaaagAATCATATTCAACAAACGTATTTTgactatatatcaaaatattaaagtgacaaaaaaaattcatttgattTATAAAGCCATAGTGGATACCAGCTATCATTAGCAATATAAAAGAGCATCACATAGAGCCAAAATACATTTCAATTACACCAACCCTACTAAGGGTTTGATCTGATCTAATTGATAGAAGCTTCAGAATACCATGAATACAACCTAGGGGTCAACCTTAGCTCATTATTATGATTTACTCCACCTGCTGCTTAGGTTATGTGAATAAAATAACTGGTGCACAAATAAGCCATTTTTCAGTCCCATAATGCCTCACAGAAGTCACCAATACCAAGACTTGTACTAGACAGTGAATACCATATCTGTTGGACATATGTGGCCAGTTTACTATGTTGCCAGTCAGACAACCCAAAAATTCATAAATCCAGATCGCTGGGTTTGACAGAGAAAAGGTCAACATGTCTAAACAGGCCTTTAATCGAGGCATCAAAGTCACAAGATTCTCTAATACAGTTTTGAAGTAAATATTAGCAGTTAGTAATATACAAAATTTTGATGTCTAaaagttaaaccaaaaaaaggtagccaatttaaattttca contains:
- the LOC114418136 gene encoding N-terminal acetyltransferase A complex auxiliary subunit NAA15-like isoform X1, whose amino-acid sequence is MGASLPPKEANLFKLIVKSYETKQYKKGLKAADAILKKFPDHGETLSMKGLTLNCMDRKSEAYELVRQGLKNDLKSHVCWHVYGLLYRSDREYREAIKCYRNALRIDPDNIEILRDLSLLQAQMRDLSGFVETRQQLLTLKPNHRMNWIGFSVAHHLNSNSFKAVEILEAYEGTLDEDHPPENERCEHGEMLLYKISLLEECGFLERALEELHKKESKIVDKLVYKEQEVSLLVKLGHLDEGEALYRALLSMNPDNYRYYEGLQKCVGLYLEDGQYSPDQIDRLDSLYKTLVQQYKWSSAVKRIPLDFLQGGQFREAADSYIRPLLTKGVPSLFSDLSSLYNHPGKVSLVTYISIIESMRFLMIKFSAIIIYYEFMMLDNTDSVFLFSFFFLNFVQADILEQLILELEHSIRMSGHYPGRTDKEPPSTLMWTLFLLAQHYDRRGQYEIALSKIDEAIEHTPTVIDLYSVKSRILKHAGDLVAAAAFADEARCMDLADRYVNSECVKRMLQADQVALAEKTAVLFTKDGDQHNNLHDMQCMWYELASGESYFRQGDLGRALKKFLAVEKHYADITEDQFDFHSYCLRKMTLRTYVEMLKFQDQLHSHAYFHKAAAGAIRCYIKLHDSPPKSTAEEDDNMSKLLPSQKKKMRQKQRKAEARAKKEAEEKNEESSASGVSKSGKRHVKPVDPDPNGEKLLQVEDPLSEATKYLKLLQKNSPDSLETHLLSFELYTRKQKILLALQAVKQLLRLDAEHPDSHRCLIKFFHKVGSMNAPVTDSEKLIWSVLEAERPTISQLHEKSLFEANNSFLEKHKDSLMHRAAFAEILHILDSNRKSEAVKFVEDSTNNIVPRNGALGPIREWNLTDCIAVHKLLETVLADQDAGLRWKVRCAEYFPYSTYFEGCHSSASPNSAFSQLRKNSENESLNHSVDGQNVGSITSNGKLEAFKDLTI
- the LOC114418136 gene encoding N-terminal acetyltransferase A complex auxiliary subunit NAA15-like isoform X2, with the translated sequence MGASLPPKEANLFKLIVKSYETKQYKKGLKAADAILKKFPDHGETLSMKGLTLNCMDRKSEAYELVRQGLKNDLKSHVCWHVYGLLYRSDREYREAIKCYRNALRIDPDNIEILRDLSLLQAQMRDLSGFVETRQQLLTLKPNHRMNWIGFSVAHHLNSNSFKAVEILEAYEGTLDEDHPPENERCEHGEMLLYKISLLEECGFLERALEELHKKESKIVDKLVYKEQEVSLLVKLGHLDEGEALYRALLSMNPDNYRYYEGLQKCVGLYLEDGQYSPDQIDRLDSLYKTLVQQYKWSSAVKRIPLDFLQGGQFREAADSYIRPLLTKGVPSLFSDLSSLYNHPGKADILEQLILELEHSIRMSGHYPGRTDKEPPSTLMWTLFLLAQHYDRRGQYEIALSKIDEAIEHTPTVIDLYSVKSRILKHAGDLVAAAAFADEARCMDLADRYVNSECVKRMLQADQVALAEKTAVLFTKDGDQHNNLHDMQCMWYELASGESYFRQGDLGRALKKFLAVEKHYADITEDQFDFHSYCLRKMTLRTYVEMLKFQDQLHSHAYFHKAAAGAIRCYIKLHDSPPKSTAEEDDNMSKLLPSQKKKMRQKQRKAEARAKKEAEEKNEESSASGVSKSGKRHVKPVDPDPNGEKLLQVEDPLSEATKYLKLLQKNSPDSLETHLLSFELYTRKQKILLALQAVKQLLRLDAEHPDSHRCLIKFFHKVGSMNAPVTDSEKLIWSVLEAERPTISQLHEKSLFEANNSFLEKHKDSLMHRAAFAEILHILDSNRKSEAVKFVEDSTNNIVPRNGALGPIREWNLTDCIAVHKLLETVLADQDAGLRWKVRCAEYFPYSTYFEGCHSSASPNSAFSQLRKNSENESLNHSVDGQNVGSITSNGKLEAFKDLTI